In one Oryza glaberrima chromosome 2, OglaRS2, whole genome shotgun sequence genomic region, the following are encoded:
- the LOC127763236 gene encoding homeobox-leucine zipper protein HOX16 gives MESGRLIFSTAGSGAGQMLFLDCGAGGAGGGGGGGVGGGAMFHRGARPVLGMEEGGRGVKRPFFTTPDELLEEEYYDEQLPEKKRRLTPEQVHLLERSFEEENKLEPERKTELARKLGLQPRQVAVWFQNRRARWKTKQLERDFDRLKASFDALRADHDALLQDNHRLHSQVMSLTEKLQEKETTTEGSAGAAVDVPGLPAAADVKVAVPDAEEPALEEAAAAFEEQQEQQVKAEDRLSTGSGGSAVVDTDAQLVVGCGRQHLAAVDSSVESYFPGGDEYHDCVMGPMDHAAGGIQSEEDDGAGSDEGCSYYADDAGVLFADHGHHHHHQHADDDEEDGQQISCWWMWN, from the exons ATGGAGTCCGGCCGGCTCATCTTCAGCACGGCGGGCTCCGGCGCCGGGCAGATGCTCTTCTTGGActgcggcgctggcggcgctggcggcggcggcggcggcggcgtcggcggcggggccatGTTCCATCGAG GGGCGAGACCGGTGCTCGGCATGGAGGAAGGAGGGCGCGGCGTCAAGCGGCCCTTCTTCACCACccccgacgagctcctcgaAGAGGAGTACTACGACGAGCAGCTCCCGGAGAAGAAGCGGCGCCTCACGCCGGAGCAG GTGCATCTGCTGGAGAGGAGCTTCGAGGAGGAGAACAAGCTGGAGCCGGAACGGAAGACGGAGCTGGCGCGGAAGCTAGGGCTGCAGCCGCGGCAGGTCGCCGTGTGGTTCCAGAACCGCCGCGCGCGCTGGAAGACCAAGCAGCTCGAGCGCGACTTCGACCGCCTCAAGGCGTCGTTCGACGCCCTCCGCGCCGACCACGACGCCCTCCTCCAGGACAACCACCGCCTCCACTCTCAG GTCATGTCGTTGACCGAGAAGCTGCAAGAGAAGGAGACGACGACCGAGGGCAGCGCCGGCGCGGCCGTTGACGTCCCGGGCTTGCCTGCGGCGGCCGACGTGAAGGTCGCCGTCCCGGACGCCGAGGAACCGGcgctggaggaggcggcggcggcgttcgaggagcagcaggagcagcaggtGAAGGCCGAGGACAGGCTGAGCACGggcagcggcgggagcgcgGTGGTGGACACGGACGCGCAACTGGTGGTCGGGTGCGGCCGGCAGCATCTCGCCGCCGTGGACAGCAGCGTGGAGTCGTACTTCCCGGGCGGCGACGAGTACCACGACTGCGTGATGGGCCCCATGGACCACGCCGCGGGGGGCATCCAgtcggaggaggacgacggcgccggcagcGACGAGGGCTGCAGCTActacgccgacgacgccggcgtccTCTTCGCCgaccacggccaccaccaccaccaccaacacgcggacgacgacgaggaggacggccAGCAGATCAGCTGCTGGTGGATGTGGAACTAG